The following proteins are encoded in a genomic region of Bradyrhizobium sp. SK17:
- a CDS encoding class GN sortase — protein sequence MRRFVLPLAFALIGLILFGQGTYIHGKALLAQVLLERAFARTIATGQPVKPWSWADTWPVARIEVKRLHASAIVLAGSSGQALAFGPGHVEQSVDAGEPGVAVYSAHRDTHFRFLRDVTIGDEIEVTRSDGKIFRYRADRSSVVRFDQSGIDPLTDRYELVLSTCWPFDALTSGPERYLLHSTMIEPNSSPAESGS from the coding sequence ATGCGCCGCTTCGTCCTCCCCCTCGCCTTCGCGCTCATCGGCCTGATCCTGTTCGGCCAGGGCACTTATATCCACGGCAAGGCGCTGCTCGCGCAGGTGCTGCTGGAGCGCGCCTTCGCACGGACGATCGCGACCGGCCAGCCGGTGAAGCCATGGAGCTGGGCCGATACCTGGCCGGTGGCCCGGATCGAGGTGAAGCGCCTGCACGCGTCCGCGATCGTCCTCGCCGGCAGCAGCGGCCAGGCGCTGGCATTCGGTCCCGGCCATGTCGAGCAGAGCGTCGATGCCGGCGAGCCGGGTGTCGCGGTCTATTCCGCGCATCGCGACACCCATTTCCGCTTTCTCAGGGATGTCACGATCGGCGACGAGATCGAGGTCACGCGAAGCGACGGCAAAATCTTCCGCTACCGGGCCGATCGCAGCTCGGTGGTCCGCTTCGACCAGTCCGGCATCGATCCGCTGACCGACCGGTATGAACTCGTGCTGTCGACATGCTGGCCGTTTGACGCGCTCACGTCGGGTCCCGAGCGTTACCTGTTGCATTCGACCATGATCGAACCGAATTCGAGTCCGGCCGAATCGGGTTCCTGA
- a CDS encoding long-chain fatty acid--CoA ligase: MPVRYYDWIAHHRRRTPDKMALVDLASGRRFGYAELDARISRLAAYLRDTLKVASGDRVAVLALNTTDTLEVQFACFRIGAVFLPLNTRLTVPELRYVTGDASPKVMIHDDDLAETALAVAKLCDVAATVRLGPGGAYEAGIAAAKPLERFEEVTLDDISTIMYTSGTTGQPKGAIITHGMTFWNCVNLGGPAYVSPASVLLTVLPLFHTGGLNCYTNPVLHAGGTVLIMRAFDPGAALKLIGDPSQGINVFFGVPAIYQFMAQHPSFATADFSRLLIGGVGGAPMPVPLLKTWEARGVALQQGYGMTETSPAVMVLDREDAARKAGSSGKPVLHTEVRIVRPDGSDAAVGELGELWVKGPNITPGYWNRPDANAASFTDGWLHTGDATRIDEEGFYYIVDRWKDMYISGGENVYPAEVESVLHQLAAVAEAAVIGIPNEQWGEVGMAVIAVKPGHSLTPAEIHAHCQANLARFKCPRLIEFIDALPRNATGKIHKPTLRQQFSAPKPTDTAA; the protein is encoded by the coding sequence GTGCCGGTTCGTTACTACGACTGGATCGCGCATCATCGCCGGCGCACGCCGGACAAGATGGCGCTTGTCGATCTCGCAAGCGGACGCCGCTTTGGCTATGCGGAGCTCGACGCCCGCATATCGCGGCTCGCCGCCTATTTGCGCGACACCCTGAAAGTTGCGAGCGGCGACCGCGTCGCGGTACTGGCGCTGAACACCACCGATACGCTGGAGGTGCAGTTCGCCTGCTTCCGGATCGGCGCGGTCTTCCTGCCGCTCAACACCCGCCTCACCGTTCCCGAGTTGCGCTACGTCACCGGTGACGCCTCGCCCAAGGTGATGATCCATGACGACGACCTCGCCGAGACCGCGCTTGCGGTCGCCAAGCTCTGCGATGTCGCCGCGACCGTGCGGCTCGGCCCCGGCGGCGCCTATGAGGCCGGCATTGCCGCGGCGAAGCCGCTCGAACGGTTCGAGGAGGTCACGCTCGATGACATCTCGACCATCATGTACACCTCGGGCACCACCGGCCAACCCAAGGGCGCGATCATCACGCATGGGATGACGTTCTGGAATTGCGTCAATCTCGGCGGCCCCGCATATGTATCGCCGGCCTCGGTGCTGCTGACCGTGCTGCCGCTGTTCCACACCGGCGGACTGAATTGCTACACCAATCCGGTGCTGCATGCCGGCGGCACCGTGCTGATCATGCGAGCGTTCGATCCCGGCGCGGCGCTGAAGTTGATCGGCGATCCCTCACAAGGCATCAACGTGTTCTTCGGCGTGCCCGCGATCTATCAGTTCATGGCGCAGCATCCTTCGTTCGCCACGGCGGATTTCAGCCGCCTGTTGATTGGCGGCGTCGGCGGCGCACCGATGCCGGTGCCGCTGCTCAAGACCTGGGAGGCGCGCGGGGTCGCGCTGCAACAGGGCTACGGCATGACCGAGACCTCGCCGGCCGTGATGGTGCTTGACCGCGAGGATGCCGCGCGCAAGGCGGGCTCGTCCGGCAAGCCGGTGTTGCACACGGAAGTGCGCATCGTGCGGCCCGACGGCAGCGACGCCGCCGTCGGCGAACTCGGCGAGCTCTGGGTCAAGGGTCCGAACATCACGCCGGGCTACTGGAACCGGCCGGACGCCAATGCCGCTTCGTTCACCGACGGCTGGCTGCATACCGGCGACGCCACACGGATCGACGAGGAGGGCTTCTACTACATCGTCGACCGCTGGAAGGACATGTACATTTCCGGCGGCGAGAACGTCTATCCGGCCGAGGTCGAAAGCGTGCTGCATCAACTCGCGGCCGTGGCCGAAGCCGCCGTGATCGGCATCCCGAACGAGCAATGGGGCGAGGTCGGGATGGCCGTGATCGCCGTGAAGCCGGGCCATTCACTGACGCCGGCCGAGATCCACGCGCATTGCCAGGCCAATCTGGCGCGGTTCAAATGCCCGCGCCTGATCGAATTCATCGATGCCCTGCCGCGGAATGCGACAGGCAAAATTCATAAACCGACGCTCCGGCAGCAATTCAGCGCGCCGAAGCCAACTGATACTGCCGCATGA
- a CDS encoding glutathione S-transferase family protein, with translation MITLYHCDAARSFRPLWMLEELGLPYELKMLPFPPRVFAKEYLGINPLGTIPFMVDGETKMTESSGICHYLGTKHGPTPLVVGADEPAYGAFLNWMYFSDATLTFPQTLVLRYSQLEPEERRNPQVSGDYAKWFLGRLRAVEAAAAKSEFLCAERFTAADIANGYALRLASNIGLAKDFGPNVAAYWARLQQRDGYKRAVASEQKAGQEQNVAPRARP, from the coding sequence ATGATCACGCTCTATCACTGCGACGCCGCGCGCTCGTTCCGCCCGCTGTGGATGCTGGAGGAGCTCGGGCTGCCCTATGAGCTGAAGATGCTGCCGTTCCCGCCGCGCGTGTTCGCCAAGGAGTATCTCGGCATCAATCCGCTCGGCACCATCCCGTTCATGGTCGATGGCGAGACCAAGATGACGGAGTCCTCCGGCATCTGTCATTATCTCGGCACCAAGCATGGCCCGACGCCGTTGGTCGTGGGCGCCGACGAGCCGGCCTATGGCGCGTTCCTGAACTGGATGTATTTTTCCGACGCAACGCTGACCTTTCCGCAGACATTGGTGCTCCGCTACAGCCAGCTCGAGCCGGAGGAGCGGCGCAACCCGCAGGTCTCGGGCGACTATGCAAAATGGTTCCTGGGACGCCTCCGCGCGGTGGAAGCCGCCGCCGCCAAGTCTGAATTCCTCTGCGCGGAACGCTTCACCGCCGCCGACATCGCCAACGGTTATGCGCTCCGGCTCGCCAGCAATATCGGCCTCGCCAAGGATTTCGGGCCGAATGTCGCGGCCTATTGGGCGCGGCTGCAACAGCGTGACGGTTACAAGCGTGCGGTGGCGTCGGAACAGAAAGCCGGGCAGGAACAGAATGTTGCGCCGCGGGCGCGGCCTTGA
- a CDS encoding helix-turn-helix transcriptional regulator, producing the protein MSTPDKQLSAEQSLQVAETIREEIARRRISRQTLAEQAKLSLSTLEKVLGGRRPFTLATTVRLEQALGVSLRKLPEAISVLAPANGGIAPDSLGSYSRRAVARIEGTYITVRPSFGEPGALYAYRTEIAWDEAASSLGFREGERQDSDYTQYGEVAVPNESGFVYLVTNRHGQHRVITVSRPRNSGEMYGIITTLLAGRGSLLTPVAAPIAFLPIKNVPKPSLGRVSADDANFALYNEHLRRTIDEPFAIFLPA; encoded by the coding sequence ATGTCGACGCCTGACAAGCAGCTGTCCGCCGAGCAGAGCCTCCAGGTCGCAGAGACCATCCGCGAGGAGATCGCGCGCCGCCGCATCTCGCGGCAGACGCTGGCCGAGCAGGCCAAGCTCAGCCTGTCGACCTTGGAGAAAGTGCTCGGCGGCCGCCGCCCGTTCACGCTCGCGACCACGGTGCGGCTCGAGCAGGCGCTCGGCGTGTCGTTGCGCAAGCTGCCCGAGGCGATCTCGGTGCTCGCGCCCGCCAATGGCGGGATCGCGCCCGATAGTCTCGGATCCTATTCCCGCCGCGCGGTGGCACGGATCGAGGGCACCTACATCACGGTGCGTCCGTCGTTCGGTGAGCCGGGCGCACTCTATGCCTATCGGACCGAGATCGCCTGGGACGAGGCGGCATCATCGCTCGGCTTCCGCGAGGGCGAGCGGCAGGATTCCGACTACACCCAGTATGGCGAGGTGGCGGTGCCGAATGAATCCGGCTTCGTCTATCTCGTCACCAACCGGCACGGCCAGCATCGCGTGATCACGGTGTCGCGTCCGCGCAACTCCGGCGAAATGTACGGCATCATCACGACGCTGCTCGCCGGCCGCGGCTCGCTGCTGACGCCGGTCGCCGCGCCGATCGCATTCCTGCCGATCAAGAACGTGCCGAAGCCGAGCCTCGGCCGGGTGTCGGCCGACGACGCGAACTTTGCGCTTTACAATGAGCACCTGCGTCGCACCATCGACGAACCGTTCGCGATCTTCCTGCCGGCATAA
- a CDS encoding DUF1614 domain-containing protein: MDSNVHYLPLTPGFFSILVFAALALVVLIQLRILRYAYMRLGIGPGVALLLLFGSLIGSYFNIPITVLSGPPVRSGQIVDFFGMRYVVPYLASPSTILAVNVGGAVIPTIMSAYLMLRYQLWLRAATATFVIAAIVHASATPVQGMGIAVPVFVPVVATAILALLLSREYAAPLAYIGGSMGTLLGADLLNLDKIGSLGAPIASIGGAGTFDGIFLTGILAVLIAGVVAPARPRPA; encoded by the coding sequence ATGGATTCCAACGTTCATTATTTGCCGCTGACGCCGGGGTTCTTTTCGATCCTGGTGTTCGCCGCCCTGGCGCTCGTGGTGCTGATCCAGCTGCGCATCCTGCGCTACGCCTATATGCGGCTCGGCATCGGTCCCGGCGTCGCGTTGCTGCTGCTGTTCGGCTCGCTGATCGGCAGCTATTTCAACATTCCGATCACGGTGCTGTCCGGACCGCCGGTGCGATCGGGGCAGATCGTCGACTTCTTCGGCATGCGCTACGTCGTGCCTTATCTGGCGTCGCCGAGCACGATCCTCGCCGTCAATGTCGGCGGCGCGGTGATTCCGACGATCATGTCCGCCTATTTGATGCTGCGCTATCAGCTCTGGCTGAGGGCCGCGACCGCAACATTCGTCATCGCGGCCATCGTCCATGCCAGCGCGACGCCGGTGCAGGGAATGGGGATCGCCGTCCCCGTGTTCGTGCCGGTCGTGGCCACCGCCATCCTCGCGCTGCTGCTGTCGCGTGAATACGCCGCGCCGCTCGCCTATATCGGCGGTTCGATGGGCACGCTGCTCGGCGCCGATCTATTGAACCTCGACAAGATCGGCAGCCTCGGCGCGCCGATTGCGTCGATCGGCGGCGCCGGCACGTTCGACGGGATTTTCCTGACCGGCATTCTGGCCGTGCTGATCGCGGGCGTCGTCGCGCCCGCGCGGCCGAGACCGGCGTGA
- a CDS encoding acyl-CoA dehydrogenase family protein has product MLFTADHDEPRRLLQKFIAAEINPHVDEWEKADIFPAHELFKKLGDLGFLGLNKPVEFGGQGLDYSYALMMAEELGAITCGGVPMAIGVQTDMATPALARFGSDEVRREFLVPAIAGDQVACIGVSEPGAGSDVASIKTNARSDGDDYVINGGKMWITNGTQADWICLLANTSDGQVHRNKSLICVPMKSKGVQVARKLDKLGMRSSDTAQIFFDNVRVPKRNRIGEEGQGFTYQMIQFQEERLWGAAACLKAHEFIINETIDYTRNRKAFGGSILDNQVVHFKLAEMQTEVELLRSLIYRAGEALVAGEDVTRLATMAKLKAGRLGRELTDACLQYWGGMGFTNETPVSRAYRDSRLTSIGGGADEVMLMVLCKMMGTLPGLKQKGNA; this is encoded by the coding sequence ATGCTCTTCACCGCCGACCACGACGAACCCCGCCGGCTCTTGCAAAAGTTCATCGCGGCCGAGATCAATCCCCATGTCGACGAGTGGGAAAAGGCCGACATCTTCCCGGCGCACGAGCTGTTCAAGAAGCTCGGCGATCTTGGCTTCCTCGGCCTCAACAAGCCGGTCGAGTTCGGCGGCCAGGGGCTCGACTATTCCTACGCGCTGATGATGGCCGAGGAGCTCGGCGCCATCACCTGCGGCGGCGTACCGATGGCGATCGGGGTGCAGACCGACATGGCGACACCGGCGCTGGCGCGGTTCGGCTCCGACGAGGTGCGGCGCGAATTCCTGGTGCCGGCGATCGCGGGCGATCAGGTCGCCTGCATCGGCGTCTCCGAGCCCGGTGCCGGCTCGGACGTTGCCTCGATCAAGACCAATGCCCGCTCCGACGGCGACGATTACGTCATCAACGGCGGCAAGATGTGGATCACCAACGGCACCCAGGCCGACTGGATCTGCCTGCTGGCCAACACCAGCGACGGTCAGGTTCATCGCAACAAGTCGCTGATCTGCGTGCCGATGAAGTCCAAGGGCGTGCAGGTGGCGCGCAAGCTCGACAAGCTCGGCATGCGCTCGTCGGATACGGCGCAGATATTCTTCGACAATGTCCGGGTGCCGAAGCGCAACCGGATCGGCGAAGAAGGCCAGGGCTTCACCTACCAGATGATCCAGTTCCAGGAGGAGCGGCTGTGGGGCGCGGCGGCCTGCCTCAAGGCGCATGAGTTCATCATCAACGAGACCATCGACTACACCCGCAACCGCAAGGCGTTCGGCGGCTCGATCCTCGATAACCAGGTGGTGCACTTCAAGCTCGCGGAGATGCAGACCGAGGTCGAGCTCTTGCGGTCGCTGATCTATCGTGCTGGTGAGGCGCTGGTGGCGGGCGAGGATGTCACCCGGCTTGCGACCATGGCGAAATTGAAAGCCGGCCGGCTCGGCCGCGAGCTCACCGATGCCTGCCTGCAATATTGGGGCGGCATGGGCTTTACCAACGAGACCCCGGTCAGCCGGGCCTACCGTGACAGCCGCCTGACCTCGATCGGCGGCGGTGCCGACGAGGTGATGCTCATGGTATTGTGCAAGATGATGGGCACGCTGCCCGGCCTGAAGCAAAAGGGAAACGCCTGA
- a CDS encoding acyl-CoA dehydrogenase family protein: MANPFYTGEHEAFREVMRRFVAREVEPYAHQWDEEGEFPRALYAKASEIGLLGLGFPEEYGGIAADQFMKIVASQELARAGAGGVSASLMSHTIGSPPIARAARPEVKARVLPEVLAGKKISALAITEPGGGSDVANLRTKARRDGDHYVVSGEKTFITSGMRADYLTVAVRTGGEGPGGVSLLLIEGDTPGLSRTKLKKMGWWASDTATLHFDECRVPVENLIGEEGQGFKQIMYNFNSERMGMAASCTAYARVCLDEAIAYAKERKTFGKPIAQHQVIRHKIVDMAQKVAVSQAMLEMLAWRLGQGESPVAEICMMKNQATQTMAHCASEAVQIFGGAGFMRGIKVERIYREVKVNAIGGGTEEIMKDLASRQMGL; this comes from the coding sequence ATGGCAAACCCGTTCTATACCGGCGAGCATGAGGCCTTTCGCGAGGTGATGCGGCGCTTCGTGGCCAGGGAAGTCGAGCCATATGCCCATCAATGGGATGAGGAGGGCGAGTTTCCGCGGGCGCTCTACGCAAAAGCATCCGAGATCGGGCTGCTCGGGCTCGGGTTTCCCGAGGAATATGGCGGGATCGCTGCCGACCAGTTCATGAAGATCGTGGCCTCGCAGGAACTGGCGCGCGCCGGCGCCGGCGGCGTCTCCGCGAGCCTGATGAGCCACACCATCGGCTCGCCGCCGATCGCCCGCGCCGCCCGCCCCGAGGTCAAGGCGCGGGTGCTGCCGGAGGTGCTTGCGGGTAAGAAGATCTCGGCGCTGGCGATCACCGAGCCGGGCGGTGGCTCGGATGTCGCGAACCTGCGCACCAAGGCGCGGCGCGACGGCGACCATTATGTTGTTTCTGGCGAGAAAACCTTCATCACCTCGGGCATGCGCGCCGATTATCTGACGGTCGCGGTGCGCACCGGTGGCGAGGGCCCCGGCGGCGTCAGCCTGCTCTTGATCGAGGGCGATACGCCGGGTCTGTCCCGCACGAAATTGAAGAAGATGGGCTGGTGGGCGTCGGACACGGCGACGCTGCACTTCGACGAATGCCGCGTGCCGGTCGAGAACCTGATCGGTGAGGAGGGCCAGGGCTTCAAGCAGATCATGTACAACTTCAACAGCGAGCGCATGGGCATGGCGGCAAGCTGCACGGCGTATGCGCGGGTCTGCCTCGACGAGGCGATCGCCTACGCCAAGGAGCGCAAGACGTTCGGCAAGCCGATCGCGCAACATCAAGTCATCCGCCACAAGATCGTCGACATGGCACAGAAGGTCGCGGTTTCGCAGGCGATGCTGGAGATGCTGGCGTGGCGGCTCGGCCAGGGCGAAAGCCCGGTCGCCGAGATCTGCATGATGAAGAACCAGGCCACGCAAACCATGGCGCATTGTGCCTCCGAGGCGGTGCAGATCTTCGGCGGCGCCGGCTTCATGCGCGGCATCAAGGTCGAGCGCATCTACCGTGAGGTCAAGGTCAACGCCATCGGCGGGGGTACCGAGGAGATCATGAAGGATCTCGCGTCGCGGCAGATGGGGTTGTGA
- a CDS encoding marine proteobacterial sortase target protein, with the protein MRIALFFLVEGVAALAIGFAALFLSFDPVWSAELPQQAVLRPSDARSGSLLFKTDDGYKDALRLGIDVDLTVSGPTVRARVTQIFRNPTKDWVEATYVYPLPAGGAVDTLKMVVGDRIVVGDIKERQQARAIYEQAKRNGQKAALTEQERPNIFTNSVANIGPGETVLVQIEYQEPVQQNGNEFSLRVPMVVGPRYNPRPVVQSVDLRADGSGWGATTTDPVPDRDRIASEVLDPATNAPINPTNITVHLNAGFPLGEVKSHFHQVKIDSPDSATRVIKLAEGPVPADRDFELTWKPAAEKAPSVGLFREHVGNSDYLLAFVTPPSVEQAQQKPLPREVIFVIDNSGSMGGTSIIQAKASLLYALGRLQPTDRFNVIRFDDTMDTLFPSPVAANSANIGNATSFVNAIQARGGTEMVPAMRAALSDTNHDDADHVRQVVFLTDGAIGNEQQLFETINALRGRSRVFMVGIGSAPNTYLMTRAAELGRGTFTHIGSVEQVDERMRDLFAKLENPAVTNLAAKFSDATADLTPSALPDVYRDEPLVLAAKLDKLAGSVEIKGRIGDRPWSVTLPLANAAEGKGLSKLWARRKIADAEVARTTRQESPEDADKAILALALEHQLVTRLTSLVAVDKTPSRPEGEPLKLSELPLNLPAGWDFAKVFGERQDLPAVPGERRADGSDGKMQLAALKRSPVAKQGPGTILLPKTATDAELKMIAGVIMLTVSLLLLVFNRRQTSPQ; encoded by the coding sequence ATGCGCATTGCGCTGTTCTTCCTGGTGGAAGGTGTCGCCGCGCTGGCAATCGGCTTTGCGGCGCTGTTCCTGAGCTTCGACCCGGTGTGGTCGGCCGAGCTGCCGCAACAGGCGGTGCTGCGGCCATCTGATGCGCGCTCCGGCTCGCTGCTGTTCAAGACCGACGACGGCTACAAGGACGCGCTGAGGCTCGGCATCGATGTCGATCTCACCGTGTCGGGCCCGACCGTCCGCGCCCGCGTCACGCAGATCTTCCGCAACCCGACCAAGGACTGGGTCGAGGCGACCTATGTCTACCCGCTGCCGGCGGGCGGCGCGGTCGACACGCTGAAGATGGTGGTCGGCGACCGCATCGTGGTCGGCGACATCAAGGAGCGGCAGCAGGCCCGCGCCATCTATGAGCAGGCCAAGCGGAACGGCCAGAAGGCTGCGCTGACCGAGCAGGAGCGGCCGAACATCTTCACCAACTCGGTCGCCAATATCGGCCCCGGCGAAACCGTGCTGGTGCAGATCGAGTATCAGGAGCCGGTGCAGCAGAACGGCAATGAATTCTCGCTGCGGGTGCCGATGGTGGTCGGCCCGCGCTACAATCCGCGCCCGGTGGTGCAGAGCGTCGATCTCCGCGCCGATGGCAGCGGCTGGGGCGCGACCACGACCGATCCAGTGCCAGATCGCGATCGCATCGCCTCCGAGGTGCTCGATCCCGCGACCAATGCGCCGATCAATCCCACCAACATCACGGTGCATCTCAACGCCGGCTTCCCGCTCGGCGAGGTGAAGAGCCACTTCCATCAGGTCAAGATCGACAGCCCCGACAGCGCCACGCGCGTCATCAAGCTCGCCGAAGGCCCGGTGCCGGCCGATCGCGATTTCGAGCTGACCTGGAAGCCGGCCGCAGAGAAGGCGCCGTCGGTCGGGCTGTTCCGCGAGCATGTCGGAAATTCCGATTATCTGCTGGCCTTCGTCACCCCGCCATCGGTCGAGCAGGCGCAACAGAAGCCGCTGCCGCGCGAGGTGATCTTCGTGATCGACAATTCCGGCTCGATGGGCGGCACCTCGATCATCCAGGCCAAGGCGAGCCTGCTCTACGCGCTCGGCCGCTTGCAACCCACCGATCGCTTCAACGTGATCCGCTTCGACGACACCATGGACACCCTGTTCCCGTCGCCGGTCGCGGCCAACAGCGCCAACATCGGCAACGCGACATCCTTCGTCAACGCGATCCAGGCGCGCGGCGGCACCGAGATGGTGCCGGCAATGCGCGCAGCGCTGTCCGACACCAACCATGACGACGCCGATCATGTCCGCCAGGTCGTGTTCCTGACCGACGGCGCCATCGGCAACGAGCAGCAATTGTTCGAGACCATCAACGCGCTGCGGGGCCGCTCGCGGGTGTTCATGGTTGGCATTGGCTCGGCGCCGAACACCTATCTGATGACGCGCGCTGCCGAGCTCGGCCGCGGCACCTTCACCCATATCGGCTCGGTCGAGCAGGTCGACGAGCGCATGCGCGACCTGTTCGCCAAGCTGGAGAATCCCGCGGTGACCAATCTCGCCGCAAAGTTCTCCGACGCGACCGCCGACCTGACCCCGTCGGCACTGCCCGACGTCTATCGCGACGAGCCGCTGGTGCTGGCCGCAAAGCTCGACAAGCTCGCCGGCTCGGTCGAGATCAAGGGCCGCATCGGCGACCGTCCGTGGAGCGTAACGCTGCCGCTAGCCAACGCCGCCGAGGGCAAGGGCCTGTCGAAACTGTGGGCGCGCCGCAAGATCGCGGATGCAGAGGTCGCGCGCACGACGCGGCAGGAGAGCCCTGAAGATGCCGACAAGGCCATCCTCGCGCTGGCGCTGGAGCATCAGCTCGTCACGCGGCTGACCAGCCTCGTCGCGGTCGACAAGACGCCGAGCCGTCCCGAAGGCGAGCCGCTGAAGCTCTCCGAACTGCCGCTCAACCTGCCCGCCGGCTGGGACTTTGCAAAAGTGTTCGGTGAGCGTCAGGACCTGCCGGCCGTACCGGGCGAGCGCCGCGCCGACGGGAGCGACGGCAAGATGCAGCTCGCCGCGCTGAAGCGGTCCCCGGTCGCGAAGCAAGGTCCTGGCACGATCCTGCTGCCGAAGACGGCGACCGATGCCGAACTGAAGATGATCGCGGGTGTGATCATGCTCACGGTCAGCCTTCTGCTTCTGGTGTTCAACCGGCGTCAGACGTCGCCCCAATGA
- a CDS encoding ABC transporter substrate-binding protein, whose protein sequence is MKTTKLSLLAAATALCLLSTQAAFAQKKYDTGASDTEIKIGNVEAYSGPASAYGVIGKTEEAYFKMINDQGGINGRKINWISYDDGYSPPKTVEQIRKLIESDEVFLVFNALGTPTQTAVQKYHNAKKVPQLFLATGASKWNDPKEFPWTMGFQPSYRVEARIFGKYILKAKPDAKVAIFYANDDFGKDYLVGLKEVLDKSSAKIVAEESYETTEPSIDSHIVKLKDTGADVFVNISTPKFAAQAIKKIAELGWKPMQVMTDVSISIGAVMKPAGLEASEGVLSAGYLKDASDPQWKNDEGMKKFMAFAEKYMPGANLSDANLVYGYAAAQTMVQVLKQCGDNLTRENVMKQAASLKDFAPDTLIPGIKINTSATDFAPVEQLKMMQFKNGQWELFGDIISAETGG, encoded by the coding sequence ATGAAAACCACAAAACTGTCGCTGCTGGCCGCGGCCACGGCGCTCTGCCTGCTCTCCACCCAGGCCGCCTTTGCGCAAAAGAAGTATGACACCGGCGCCTCCGACACCGAGATCAAGATCGGTAATGTCGAGGCCTATAGCGGCCCCGCATCCGCCTATGGCGTCATCGGCAAGACCGAGGAAGCCTATTTCAAGATGATCAACGATCAGGGCGGTATCAACGGCCGCAAGATCAACTGGATCTCCTATGACGACGGCTACTCGCCGCCGAAGACCGTGGAGCAGATCCGCAAGCTGATCGAGAGCGACGAGGTGTTCCTGGTGTTCAACGCGCTGGGCACGCCGACCCAGACCGCGGTGCAGAAGTATCACAACGCCAAGAAGGTGCCGCAGCTCTTCCTCGCCACCGGCGCCAGCAAATGGAACGATCCGAAGGAGTTTCCGTGGACCATGGGCTTCCAGCCGAGCTACCGCGTCGAGGCGCGGATCTTCGGCAAATACATCCTGAAGGCCAAGCCAGACGCCAAGGTCGCGATCTTCTATGCCAATGACGATTTCGGCAAGGACTACCTGGTCGGCCTCAAGGAGGTGCTCGACAAGTCGAGCGCCAAGATCGTGGCCGAGGAAAGCTACGAGACGACCGAGCCGTCGATCGATTCCCATATCGTCAAGCTGAAGGACACCGGCGCCGACGTGTTCGTCAACATCTCGACGCCGAAATTCGCCGCGCAGGCGATCAAGAAGATCGCCGAGCTCGGCTGGAAGCCGATGCAGGTGATGACCGACGTCTCGATCTCGATCGGCGCCGTGATGAAGCCCGCCGGGCTCGAAGCGTCCGAAGGCGTGCTGTCGGCCGGCTATTTGAAGGACGCCTCCGATCCGCAGTGGAAGAATGACGAAGGCATGAAGAAGTTCATGGCCTTCGCCGAGAAGTACATGCCGGGTGCCAATCTGTCGGACGCCAACCTGGTCTATGGCTACGCCGCGGCGCAGACCATGGTGCAGGTGCTGAAGCAGTGCGGCGACAATTTGACCCGCGAGAACGTGATGAAGCAGGCCGCCAGCCTGAAAGATTTTGCGCCGGATACGCTGATCCCCGGCATCAAGATCAACACCAGCGCGACCGATTTCGCCCCGGTCGAGCAGCTCAAGATGATGCAGTTCAAGAACGGACAGTGGGAGCTGTTCGGCGACATCATCAGCGCCGAGACCGGCGGCTAG